In the Prochlorococcus sp. MIT 1307 genome, one interval contains:
- a CDS encoding high light inducible protein → MLEPKIVPKRRLPRYGFHTHIENLNGRLAMIAFIALIILEMTLGHGVLVW, encoded by the coding sequence ATGCTTGAGCCCAAAATCGTCCCCAAAAGGAGATTGCCACGCTATGGGTTTCATACTCATATCGAGAATTTAAATGGAAGGCTTGCCATGATTGCTTTTATTGCATTGATAATATTGGAGATGACGCTTGGACATGGTGTCTTGGTCTGGTGA